A window of Aeromicrobium duanguangcaii genomic DNA:
GTGTCGGGGTTGAGCGCCAGGACCGTGATGACGACCTGGACCTCGTTGCGCAGACCCTTCTTGAAGGTCGGGCGCAGCGGGCGGTCGATCAGGCGGCAGGTGAGGATGGCGTCCTCGCTGGGACGGCCCTCACGACGGAAGAACGACCCCGGGATGCGACCCGCGGCGTACATGCGCTCCTCGACGTCGACCGTCAGCGGGAAGAAGTCGAAGTGGTCCTTGGGGTGCTTGCCGGCCGTGGTGGCCGAGAGCAGCATGGTGTCGTCGTCGAGGTAGGCGGCGACGGAGCCGGCGGCCTGCTGGGCCAGCAGGCCGGTCTCGAAACGCACCGTGCGGGTGCCGAAACGGCCGTTGTCGAGGACGGTCTCTACGGTGGTGATGTCGGACATGGAAGTCCCTTCTGCAGGGTTTCGCCCTGCGGTTTCGGGACGAGGCGGCTGCGCCGGCGCGGTCCGCATTCGGACCCGGGCCGGGCCGGTCTTCGATCGAGGCCCGCGGCCGCCCGTGGGGCTCCGAGGGCCACTACCGAGGACCGAGCAATCGCCGGCCTCGTCGTGGGTGATTCTTGTTCAGTTGTGAGGGTGGTGCAGTGAGGAACGGGCGGCCACCCCCGAGGGGATGACCGCCCGTCGCATCAGCGGCGCAGGCCCAGTCGCTCGATGAGCGAGCGGTAGCGCTCGATGTCGTTGTTCTGCAGGTAGTTCAGCAGGCGGCGACGCTGGCCGACCAGGAGCAGCAGGCCACGACGGCTGTGGTGGTCGTGCTTGTGCTCCTTCAGGTGCTCGGTCAGGTGAGCGATACGGCCCGTCAGCAGCGCGATCTGGACCTCCGGGGAACCGGTGTCGCCCTCGCCCGTGGCGTACTGCTCGATGATTTCCTGCTTCGAAAGGTTTGCCACCGTGG
This region includes:
- the rpsO gene encoding 30S ribosomal protein S15, translating into MANLSKQEIIEQYATGEGDTGSPEVQIALLTGRIAHLTEHLKEHKHDHHSRRGLLLLVGQRRRLLNYLQNNDIERYRSLIERLGLRR